The proteins below are encoded in one region of Parvicella tangerina:
- the nhaA gene encoding Na+/H+ antiporter NhaA, translating into MKKTPIDSLIVIPVSKLIHSSFASGIILFISVIAALIIANSPWSFSFNELWEYNFSVKLGSHQVSKSLLHWINDGLMAIFFFVIGLELKREIMNGELSNPKNAIMPIAAGIGGMIVPALIFIAFNHSGEASNGWGIPMATDIAFALGVLHFLGNKIPLSLKIFLTVLAIADDIGAVLVIAFFYTSEISMYSLGIASLFLSIMFIANYLGVRSLLFYSIVGLGGFWLSFSNTGIHTTISGVLAAFAIPGDVKIDSSRFVSKMKELLSKFNPNSNGNSSTLVSNDQLHLAQKMKVHVDAAITPLQRMENMLHPIVAFIILPLFALANSGVTFDNHILSDLLSPITYGIILGLVFGKVVGVTIMVKLVRILNLAKMPQDINWRHIIGVGFIAGIGFTMSLFVASLALTNEDHISQAKTGILFASILSGLVGFIILKQPSKNESI; encoded by the coding sequence ATGAAAAAAACACCTATCGACAGTCTGATAGTGATTCCAGTAAGCAAATTAATTCATAGTTCATTTGCTAGTGGTATAATATTATTCATATCAGTAATAGCAGCTCTAATAATCGCTAATTCTCCATGGTCATTTTCCTTTAATGAATTGTGGGAGTATAATTTCTCAGTAAAACTTGGCAGTCACCAAGTCTCTAAAAGTCTTCTTCATTGGATTAATGATGGCCTAATGGCGATCTTCTTCTTCGTGATTGGATTAGAGCTTAAAAGAGAAATCATGAATGGAGAACTTTCTAACCCCAAGAATGCAATCATGCCAATTGCTGCTGGTATAGGAGGGATGATTGTTCCTGCACTTATTTTTATAGCATTCAACCATAGTGGTGAAGCCTCGAATGGATGGGGAATTCCTATGGCTACCGATATAGCGTTTGCTTTGGGAGTATTACATTTTTTAGGAAATAAAATACCTTTAAGTCTCAAAATCTTCCTTACAGTGCTAGCAATTGCCGATGATATTGGGGCGGTTTTGGTTATTGCATTTTTTTATACTTCTGAAATTTCAATGTATAGCTTGGGAATTGCATCGTTATTCCTTTCTATTATGTTTATTGCTAACTACCTTGGAGTTAGGAGCTTGTTGTTCTATTCAATTGTAGGTTTGGGAGGGTTTTGGTTATCATTTTCAAACACTGGTATTCACACTACTATATCTGGTGTGTTGGCTGCTTTTGCAATACCTGGGGATGTTAAAATAGATAGTTCCAGATTCGTGAGTAAGATGAAAGAACTGTTGTCTAAGTTTAACCCAAACTCTAATGGAAATTCTTCAACACTTGTCTCAAACGATCAGTTACATCTGGCTCAAAAAATGAAAGTTCATGTGGACGCAGCGATCACTCCTCTTCAAAGGATGGAAAATATGCTTCACCCAATAGTAGCATTTATCATTTTACCTCTTTTCGCATTAGCCAATTCTGGTGTCACATTTGACAACCATATTCTAAGTGATCTCCTCTCTCCAATAACCTATGGAATTATATTGGGTCTTGTATTTGGAAAGGTCGTTGGAGTGACAATAATGGTTAAATTAGTCAGAATTCTGAACCTTGCTAAAATGCCCCAAGACATTAATTGGCGTCACATAATTGGAGTTGGATTCATTGCTGGAATAGGATTTACAATGTCTTTGTTTGTCGCCAGTTTAGCATTAACTAATGAGGATCACATAAGTCAAGCAAAGACGGGGATATTATTTGCTTCAATATTATCTGGCTTAGTCGGTTTTATTATCCTAAAACAACCAAGTAAAAATGAATCTATTTAG
- a CDS encoding YitT family protein, giving the protein MNLFRLKISINQHIKNILFITLGVLMASIGLKGFLLPNEFLDGGAMGVSLMGNLLFDYNLSILIIVVNLPFIFLGYQQVSRLFAFKSTIAIVVLAVLVHYCKASA; this is encoded by the coding sequence ATGAATCTATTTAGACTTAAAATCTCCATTAATCAACATATCAAAAATATTTTATTTATTACCCTTGGAGTATTAATGGCTAGTATTGGATTGAAGGGTTTTCTACTACCAAATGAATTTTTAGACGGTGGGGCAATGGGAGTATCATTAATGGGAAACTTATTATTCGACTATAATCTTTCAATACTAATAATAGTAGTGAACTTGCCATTTATTTTCCTTGGGTATCAGCAAGTATCTAGACTTTTTGCTTTTAAAAGTACTATTGCAATAGTTGTTCTTGCTGTACTAGTTCATTATTGTAAAGCTTCAGCATAA